The window CATGAGATAATGATTTAAGATGATCAGAGGGTGATGATCTTTACCTTAGAGTATTGATTGATCAAGATATCagccttccttcttcttcttcttttcctttatcttctttctttgtttcagtCGGTTAGGTTTGTAGAGAAATGAATAGAAACTAGAGTTTTGTTTATATAGTTAATTAATGGATTATTATAATAGTTTGTTGGTTAGTGGGTTAAATTGTAAGAATTGATGTTTAAAGCCACACAAATATGTGGACTGATTCGTGGGCCCCGCATATTTATATTGTTGGGAAAACATTCTAACTAGATAATTGGGAAGTGGATCCCGAAACGCCTAGatgcccagatcccggctcgaAACGTGGTGCTTGTGGTGTAAGATTCGCAAGAGTTATGGTATTAAAATTGCACCTTCCTTCACAAGACGTCTTTTGAGGGATTGACAAGCGCTTCGATCCTAACAACTTCATCACTAtgactttcttctttttcactttcctTATCTCAATCATCATCACTTAAGCCTATCCAATCTTCCTCACTATCACTGGAAGGCTCATATTTATGCAAAACTGGTTCAGTCAAACATGCAATACTCTTGCTAGCTGTCTTTACAACCTCAAATTTCCTCTTCAATCCGCTACTAGTTACAATAATTCTGCTAGTAGCTCTTCCACTGGCAGTACCAATACTCTTAGACCTtgcagcagtagcagtaacaTAGCAGTAGCACTACCAGTAGCACTTGTTGAAGCCCTGCATACACCACCACCCCTTCTAACTAGGTGTTTTGCCCTGCTAGGCCCACTAGTCTCACTTCTTTGAACAAAACCATCAGTTATGGAACCAAATTCTAGAGGCTGTTCACTTTGCATTCTTGTTTCATTGTCTCTAAACATAGAGTATTGGGGAACCCATTGATTGTATAAATTTAAGTGTCAGACTTACGATCTTCAAGACATATACAAATAGTTTTTATGACCTTAATCTCATTGAAACCAAATAATTGGTAGAGACTAGTATCATCTGTCACCTTCGTATCAACATTGCTCAGGAGTACAAATTTGACTTTGAATGATACATTATGACCTACAGGGACATGGTCGAGGCTTGAATTGTAGATGTCATAAATCATGTCCAAGTAGCCATACTTGTCTGGGTCAACATATTTAGTTCCACTTTCCAACATCAGCGGTATTCAATAGCACGCAACATACTCATCTCTAGACAATTGAAAAAGCCAATCATGATTAGATgacaaaaaataggaaaaaaaaaacacaaataatAAAGGTGACAAAATTTGCAGAGGCAACCAATATAGTCAACGTTGTTGATTTACAGGTCCAAAATCATAAAACTCCATCCCAATCAATTTGTTTAGATATCCAATTGAAAAACTTGTAAATTAAAACTAACTTGGTACACTTTCAATACTCCAAGTCATTTAACAGCTGGCCAAATATCAGACAATGGGCGAAATTCTAGGTATGTTTTTTACTTACTCTATATTACTAAtctaagaacaagaaaaaattatCACATCTCCATGTGTGAGGGAAGCCTTCCATAATAGTCTATAGTGGCTAAAAAAATGAATCCTAGAGAAAGCTCAAGCACACAAAAAGAACCAACGTTGCTATGATGATAAAAAATTACAAGGTCATTGCCCAGTAATATTGAACATACTTAATACATTACTTATTATTCTAATTTCTTCAATATAACATTACGAGGACTCTAACATCACGAacttgtttttttgttggtaatcCTTCTAAGGTTCTagaaggagggaagaagaagttACCAGATTCGTTATAGGTTGAATGAGCTCAAAGTAATTGCAGAGGCAATGTAATTGTAGAGGTTGAATTAGTTCAGTATGTCTTCCACGTAACAGAAAACCCCATTTTCGTCAGACAATTATGAAAGCATACCTAACCTTGACATAAACTTAGTATTTTTCTTCAATATAACATCATAACTTTGATTTTTATAAGGTAATCCTTCTAAGGTTTTAGAAGGGAGAAGGTACCATATTCgttctagggtttcaaaaaaatgaattttaaagaagaaaatggccACGGCTAGGTTAAGCACTCGACTTGGGTTGGGATTTtgtggtgaagaagaagaagaagaggtaaatTACATCTCCTGTGGGTTGCGATTTGGGTTGCGATATGTAGGAGATTTCTCTTATGGCAATGGCAGTCAACAAGCTCAAATGGAGTTCACTTCATTATCTTGCTAGTAGGTCGCTGGAGAGAGGTTTAGAAGGAGGTCGTCGCCCGAGAAAGAGGTTTATAGGAAGGAGGTCGTCGGAGAGAGAGGTTCAAAGGGAAATTGCCGGAAAGAGAGATTTAGTAAAAGGTGAAACCGTAAACTAATCTCTCCATAAGGGTATTCTTTTGTTTCAATAAAGGGAAAGAACATAAGTTCATCTCTCCATAAGGCTATTTTGCCATAAAGAAATAACACCCATCTgacgtcatcacttaacagaCGAGGGCTACTTGTACGAATTTTTAAAATGCAAGGAAGGTTTCTAGTTAAGTATTGAACCTTAGGATGGGGTTGCAATTGGGCCATAATCTAGGGTAGGGCTAAGGGtcttttggtatcatttttcattttttcatgtgtttgatatcattttttaaacttgtttttatttaaataaatgaaaacacccccaaaatcatcaggcataactttcccaaatctcttCAATTTGTTTCAATCAAAACGTTTAAAAACTGCAGAAACATGGGTTTCCTTGTTTCTCAAAATGGTGTTTTTTCCCCGACTTGTTTCACTGGCACATAAAAATAGACCACAGAACCCAAACACaatattccatttttttgtgccaatagcacagaaaaacaccaaaaacatgAAACAGAAGCGTTACCAAATGCGACCTAATAATTAACtatggattatggccaaaaacatttttctttcattttttcgcTCAAGTTTAACGAGCACCTGCTCATAAGCAGAAGAAGTGAGGGTAAAATAGACCCCTtctgtttaccaaaaataaaaataaaaatagacccgttcttcttcttctttggtgacgatgtagTACTCTGCGAGCTTAGGTTGGGTGGGGGAGGGAGGTGGGTGGGTCGACGTGGCTGATGCCATTGATTGCGTAGAGGAGCTTGCCGTTGACCATGGAGTTAGTGTTGGCAAGCTTGATGGTGCGGGTGATGTTGATTTTGACGTAGTGGTATGAGCCCTGTGGGTTAGGGCAGGTAGCACATGTTTTTCCTTCTACTTTCGAATTTCTCTGTTACAAACGACAAGCCTAAGACCTAAAGCCTACCTTGTTGTTGCACTTCCTTAGGTTTGTAATCCTTTGTGACCACCTATTTCTTGTTGTTCCAACATTCCGACGAAGCCGCCACTCAGGTATGGCCGTGCAACCccgccctctctctctcttggtctATACTCGCTGTTTTTTGTTCGTCTGACGCTAATTATGTGGAAGTGTAGCCCGGTACACATGTACCAATCAGAAACTTGTCTTTATGTTTTGTGTTTTAGATTGTTAACAAAATTAGGAAAAGTATCGTTTGGATTTTGTGAGAACCTAAATTGTCAAGTTCAACATTATTTTGCTTGGAACATTCTTCTTCACTGTCTTCAAATTTTCATTGTTTAGCACTTTGAATTGAGTTCAATGTCCCCAAGTGTTTCCCTCATTGCCACCATGCGTTCACACATGGACATAGATCCATGTGTATAGATATAAAGGGACTTTGCAGGCCTCCGAAGGCACCAATAGCCATGTGCATGGCGAGTGTTGGATagtagaagaagatgggtgatgggGGAATTTCTTCACCTACCACTAAAAGTTGTTTATGCATAACTACTTTCCAAACAATTTCTCATTCTATACTCTAATATGTCCAATAATTAccaaaagttttttattttttattatgagCATATTACATGCACCCCTTGGTGTttaaaacaataacaaaacaccTCCCTAGTTTTATCTTTTATATATAACCCCCTGATGGCTCACGGTGTTAGTGAGCTGTTagttttaaaagtaaaaagaccattttacccttttattttagtgacttatttttaccattttacccttattcccATTCATCTCTTATAAATGTGAAAACCCCTAAATTGAGTTAGGGTTGATGTGGCTGATGCCATTGATGGCGTAGCGGAGCTTGTCGTTGACCATGGAGACAGTGTTGGCAAGCTTGATGGTGCGGGGGATGTTGATTTTGCCGTAGTGGTATGAGCCCAATGGGTTGGGGCGATCGACAcatgtttttccttcttcttttgaaTTTCTCTGTTACAGACGACAAGTCTAAGACCTAAAGCCTACCTTGTCATTGCACTTCCTTGGGTTTGTAATCCTCTGCGACCACCTATTTCTTGTTGTTCTAACATTCCGATGAAGCAGCCACTCAGGTATGGCCGTGCAACcctgccctctctctctctctctctctcttggtttgtACTCGCTATTTTCTGTTCGTTTGACGCTAATTATGTGAAAGAGTAGCCCGGTACGCATGCACCAATTGGAAACGTGTCTTTATGTTTTGTGTTTTAGATTGTTAACAAAATTGGGAAAAGTATCGCTTGGATTTTGTGAGAACCTAAATTGTCAAGTTCAACATTGTTTTGCTTGGAAcattcttcttcactttcttcaGATTTTCATTGTTTAGCACTTCGAAGTGAGATCAATGTCCGCAAGTGTTTCCCTCACTGCGTTCACACATGGACATAGATCCTTGTGTATAGACATAAAGGGACTTTGCAGGCCTCCGAAGGCACCAACAGTCATGTGCATGGCGAGTGTTGGATagtagaagaagatgggtgatgagGGAATTTTTTCACCTACCACTAAAAATTGTTTATGCATAACTACTTTCCAAACGATTTCTCATTTTATACTCTAGTATGTCCAATAATTAccaaaagtttttattttttattaagagcaaattacatgcacccccttgtgtttgaaacaacaacaaaacacCCCCTAGTTTCACCTTTTACGTATAAACCCCTCATGGCGCATGGTGTTAGTGAGCTGTTAGTTTTTAATgtaaaaagaccattttacccttttacttTAGTGACTTATTTTAAGTACCAATGTACCCTTATTCCCATTATTCTCCTCCAAACGTGAAATTTCACCCCTAAATCGAGTTAAGGTTTTGTTACACAGAAGTTCTGGCGAAGTTGTAGAAGCTGCTGCCCTTCTCCGGCGGAGTTCCCGTAGCCCAACCACCCTCCAACGAAGTTATTGAGCATGCAATGAAGCGTTtcatggaaaaaagaaagatagagaaACAAACCCATTAGATTCAAAACTCATAAAGAAAACAATAGTTGCATAATCTtattaaaataaacaaagaaagacTTAAAAGCTAAGACGATTGATTGCCTCTTGATTTACCATAGAACAATTGTATCACCGTTGAAATAGAAGATCAAATTCATAGGAAAGCTTCATCACAATAACACCAAAGGCacagacgagagagagagagagagagagagagagagagagagagagagagagagaggaaaatggaaaaaaaacctTCAATGGTTTAGAATTTTTCTTAAAAGacatgaaaagaaaaactagGGATCATTTCATAATAGCTCTTTCTACTGGAATTTAAGGAGAGACTGAACAGAAAAACTTTAGAATCAAGACCCATTTTGCCTAaaaatttctttcctttctatttAGTTCTTAAAAAATTAGGGAGATAGTAGTTTCCTAGTTGATTTCAGTTTTCGATTTGAAGAAGGCCACCGGCCTCGCACCACACTCATAATCCGTGAGAAAACTCAAACTCAATTTTATTCCATTATCAAATTTAgaaaattctttttcttatgctttccccttctctctctcattattcTGTTTTCTCCCCTTTTCTCTTACATTCTgttattccttttctttctattagttTTTCAGAAATTACTTTCCGTGTTTTGTTTCTAGTGGTATCAACAGTCCAAATAGGTTTGTTCGATTCCTACCAAATCCCTTTCTTTCATCCTTAAATTTTGTGTATACATTCTTTACATAACGGGGATCCAATTTGGGCAATGATgtatagcagcagcagcactgATGATGATAAAGATACTTCTCAATGTCGGAGAAGAAAAGGATACGGTTTGGACTATGATTATGTTCAGGTAAAATTATCTATGGCAAAAATTAAAGGGTAATATAGTTATTTTGAAATCGATTTAAACTTAACGATAATGACTTATTTGTAAGCTTCCCAATTACTCAGGGATGTACGTAAAAGATAAGTGAAACTAGGGggtgttttgttattgttgggtgcatgtaatttgctctttaAAAAATCTTCTTAAGTTTGCGTATATAAATTTGGGGTGTAACGACACCAAACAACAGTCTCTACTGTAGAGTTTAGCAGTAACCTTTCTTTTGGCTTTTAAGGGTTTTGGGCCTCTGAATCTCGCGCTGACAAGAAGGTAATTCGTTGTTCTCTTATTTCTCGATATTTATTGATCCCATCcgttttggtttttctttctttatggaTTCTCTGCAAACTAATCCTCCTTCAACTTTCGACACCCTACCTCCTCAAGCTGCACTTCCATCGTCTTCAGAAATCTTTGCGCAGAATCCACACATGTATTCAGAAACCCTAGCTTATCCAGCTCAGAATCCATCTTCTTTGCAGAGTAATGCTTCCTATGATCATGATGAAGGTCTGCCTGCACcgcccgaaaccctagattcgTTTGATCAAAATCCTCCGCCTCCTCCACAAACCCTTTCCTCGAACGATCAATATCCGCCACCACCTCCAGAAAACTTTGCAGACGATGAGAACCATGTGCCCCCTTGTGAAACCCTACCttcgaataatcaaaatcacAGTTTTTCTTTGGAAACCCAGAATCCAACTCCTTTGCAACAAAATCCGGAGAATGGAGCTTCAGCGGCCGCAGAAAGATGTTCGGCGGATCCGAACACTGATGGAAACATTGATCAGATCCTGAAAGTACCAAAACTAGAGATTCAGATGCCTTTGTTGTCCGATAGCGGCATTAACAACACTAATAGCGGCACCGACAAGGACTGTtctggaggagaagaagagaccaGTAGTAGACGCAGGCGCCGCAGTAGGTGGGATCCTCCGTCGGAGTCTGACAACCACAATAGTGATTCCGGTAGCGGCACTCGTAAGAGGAAGTCGAGATGGGCCGCAGAGGAACCGAAGCCTATTCTCCAACTGCCTGATTTCATGAAGGAACTCACAGGAGGTATTGACCTTGACCCTGAAGTCCAGCGTTTGAATGCCAGGCTTATGGAAATAAATCGTTTGTTACAGTCTGCTCAGTCTGGTGCGCTCTTAGATGATCGCCCTGAAGGTGCTCGTTCCCCTTCTCCTGAACCCATTTACGATAACTTGGGTCATCGTATAAATACGCGAGAATACCGAGCCCGTGAAAAACTTACCCAAGAGAGGCGGGAAATTATCTCtcaaataatcaaaagaaatcCTGCTTTCAAACCCCCACCAGATTACCGGCCTCCCAAACTTCAGAAGAAGCTTTACATTCCCATGAAAGAGTATCCGGGTTACAATTTTATAGGGCTTATCATCGGACCAAGGGGAAACACACAGAAGAGAATGGAGAAGGAGACGGGTGCGAAGATTGTTATTCGGGGTAAAGGATCGATTAAAGAAGGAAGGTTACAACAGAAGCGTGACTTGAAACCCGATCCCTCTGAGAATGAGGATTTGCATGTTTTGGTGGAAGCCGAAACACAGGAAGGACTTGAGGCTGCTGCATCGATGGTAGAGAAACTATTGCAGCCCGTTGATGAAGGACTCAATGAGCATAAGCGACAACAGCTTAGGGAACTTGCTGCTTTGAATGGAACTATCAGAGATGATGAGTATTGTAGGTTGTGTGGTGAGCCTGGTCACCGTCAGTATGCCTGTCCTGCTCGTACTTCAACATTCAAGAGTGATGTACTTTGTAAAATATGTGGTGATGGAGGTCACCCCACCATAGATTGTCCCATGAAAGGAACAACTGGCAAAAAAATGGACGATGAGTATCAGAATTTCTTGGCAGAACTAGGAGGGTCTGCCCCTGATTCACTGACTAAGCAAAACTTGTCAGTGCCGCTTCTTGGTTCAAACAGCTCAGGAAGCAATCCTCCTTGGAGTAGTGGCAACAATGCTGGAGGTATTGGGAACACATCTCATCCAGGGTTGGGTTCGAATGCAGTCAAGAAGGAATATGATGATACGAACTTGTATATTGGTTACCTGCCACCaaattttgatgatgatgcccTTATCCGATtgttttcaccttttggtgATATTGATCAGGCTAAGGTTATTAAAGATCGGGCAACTGGATTAAGCAAAGGTTATGGTTTTGTTAAGTACTTTGATGTTTCTCAGGCCAATCAGGCTATAACTAGTATGAATGGTTACCGGCTGGAGGGAAGAGTAATAGCCGTAAGAGTTGCAGGCAAGCCACCTCAGCCTGCTGTACCTCCAGGGCCTCCAGCTCCACCAATACCAACGTACCCTGGCTCAGGTCAGGCGACTGGTGGATATCCATCTCAACAATATACACCAGGTGGGCCTCTTGGAAATGTTCCACCACCTGGAAGTTACATGGGTGCCCCTGTTCCATGGGGGCCACCTGTTCCTCCTCCTTATGCTCCTTATGCCCCACCTCCTCCTGGCTCAAGTATGTATACCCCTGTTCAAGGTCAATCTACACCTTATGGTTCACAATatcctcctccacctcctctaCCAACTGGCCCCCCTGGTGCCCCATCTCAGAGCATTCCTTCTAGTGAAGCACAACAGAGTTTCCCTCCTGGAGTGCAGTCTCAAAATAGTTCATCTGTGCAATCTGTACCTAACAATGTGTATGGGAACTCAGTAGCTGGAATTGCATCGAATGTTCAACTTACATATCCTCCATCTTTAGGTTATCCATCCTATTATGGTGCTGTTCCGCCACCTGTGCCTCATTCAGCAGGGGACCATTCTCAGAATTTGGGAAGTGTGCCTTGGGCTTCAAAGCCAGTGCCACCGCCTGTTAGTTCTGCAGAACAGACACCTTATGGCACTGACTCGGAATATGAGAAGTTCATGGCGGAGATGAAATGACATGGCTTGGTTTCCAATTTCCCCTCTCCAGGTTGAAAAGTAAGTATGCCACATTCTTTTGCTTCCCACTATCCCCTTAATTAAGTTGGGTAGCTGTTAACAATGATGAGTTATTCAAGAATCTTGAACTATAGATGTTAGTGTAAATAGATTTATCTTTACTAAAATATGTACTGATACTCTTAGGACAAATTGACATCTAGCGTTGCTCTAGTGGAAACATTTTTGGTTAGTTATTATTTTGTATTGTGGTATTTGAACTCTTTGATCTATTTATGTAGCAGTCATTCTCGTCTAAAGATTAATGGGGAGACAAGCATAATGCTGACcagaaatattatttttttccccccacCGAATTGTTCCATTTTAACATGTACTTTgttattctattattttttctaTCATTCAttaacttctctttttctggTCATGATTGTACTTTTTTTGACAGGCTTGAGGTTTCTTGGAGGTCTTGTGAACCTGTTTTCTGACCTGTTGCTATGACTTCAACTTGTTGGAAGTTTGGGACTCATATCTTTAACCTTGATGTGCTGTTATGCTATGCAGAGACATGATAGTGTATCTTATTGGTGTAGCTGTGTGGAGAGCTTCTCAATAGCATATATTGGCTCAGGACCACATCACCTTGTGGATGGATATTGTTGCCTCTTAAACGTTTAAATGctaaatatttttcattcataATTTTGTTTGTGAGTTTATTTTAAGAGTTTTACTGATGGTTTTACGCTTTTATATATTATCACATGAGATGACTCATTCTCATACTTGGGTTGGTTGCTATTTCGTTTAGTGTCTTAACTTTTTTTTCCATGATAACACTCTTGTCCATTGTAAGTCTCTTATTACTATCCTGGTAAGAACGCATCTGAAGCTGTGTTATTCACGCCTCTTCATCCAGTGTGGAAGCTTCATGTCTAAGTATACTTGTGCGATTTTTGGGTATGTGCAAGGTGTTTTTCATAGACTTTGGTTTTGTGCTAATATTTGCACTTTCTAGCCTAATGTGCCTTTCCAGTGCTTTATATGGCAGGTCAGGGGATACATTAGCTGTATTGAAATTGGTGACTCTTGGCATCAAGTTCCATTGTTGCTTGATTATACTATTTATTCTGTTTACTTGGCTTTTTGTTTAGTTCCTAGTGCTCATGGGTTGCTTTTTAGAAATTCACAGCACTTGGGCTTTCTGCTAACTAATAGCGCCCCCCTAAATATATCAAAGTCAACCCTGTATTGGTTAGCATCTACTGGTCAACTAGGTGAACCAATGAAAGTTTGATATTGAAGTGTCTATTCCAATCATTTTCAAACTTTTCCTCACcctcctaaaaagaaatttctGATTTCTGTTTGAAAGTGCTTCCAATGACTTGCTTGACATTCAATAACCTTTGTTGGGATGTTTAAGAAACCTAATTTGCTTGGTCGGTGAGGTGGACCAATAAAAGTCTGACTCAATCTGGTAGCTCTCGAAAAGGATGAAGTTGATAGCATCATTAGTTGTTCTCACCATCCATTTTTAACATTCCATCACTTCTTTTTTCTCCCGTTCTCTCTATGTTTTGGTTTGGAAGTGCTTCGAATGACATATGAAATGCAATCTCACTAGTTGAGGTTTTTTGAAAACTAAAGAATATTTTGTGAAAAGAACTGGAATAATTTTGAGGTATTGGAAGCGATTTCTATGATTACTGTGGTTTGTGATGTTTTATAGATTCTTGCTATTCcctgtggattttattttaAGGACCTAACTTTAATTATTGAGCAGTTCTAATGGCTT is drawn from Telopea speciosissima isolate NSW1024214 ecotype Mountain lineage chromosome 1, Tspe_v1, whole genome shotgun sequence and contains these coding sequences:
- the LOC122644224 gene encoding splicing factor-like protein 1, yielding MDSLQTNPPSTFDTLPPQAALPSSSEIFAQNPHMYSETLAYPAQNPSSLQSNASYDHDEGLPAPPETLDSFDQNPPPPPQTLSSNDQYPPPPPENFADDENHVPPCETLPSNNQNHSFSLETQNPTPLQQNPENGASAAAERCSADPNTDGNIDQILKVPKLEIQMPLLSDSGINNTNSGTDKDCSGGEEETSSRRRRRSRWDPPSESDNHNSDSGSGTRKRKSRWAAEEPKPILQLPDFMKELTGGIDLDPEVQRLNARLMEINRLLQSAQSGALLDDRPEGARSPSPEPIYDNLGHRINTREYRAREKLTQERREIISQIIKRNPAFKPPPDYRPPKLQKKLYIPMKEYPGYNFIGLIIGPRGNTQKRMEKETGAKIVIRGKGSIKEGRLQQKRDLKPDPSENEDLHVLVEAETQEGLEAAASMVEKLLQPVDEGLNEHKRQQLRELAALNGTIRDDEYCRLCGEPGHRQYACPARTSTFKSDVLCKICGDGGHPTIDCPMKGTTGKKMDDEYQNFLAELGGSAPDSLTKQNLSVPLLGSNSSGSNPPWSSGNNAGGIGNTSHPGLGSNAVKKEYDDTNLYIGYLPPNFDDDALIRLFSPFGDIDQAKVIKDRATGLSKGYGFVKYFDVSQANQAITSMNGYRLEGRVIAVRVAGKPPQPAVPPGPPAPPIPTYPGSGQATGGYPSQQYTPGGPLGNVPPPGSYMGAPVPWGPPVPPPYAPYAPPPPGSSMYTPVQGQSTPYGSQYPPPPPLPTGPPGAPSQSIPSSEAQQSFPPGVQSQNSSSVQSVPNNVYGNSVAGIASNVQLTYPPSLGYPSYYGAVPPPVPHSAGDHSQNLGSVPWASKPVPPPVSSAEQTPYGTDSEYEKFMAEMK